The Raoultibacter phocaeensis genome includes a window with the following:
- a CDS encoding anaerobic ribonucleoside triphosphate reductase, with translation MVTTIIKRDGRTAEFRPEKIAEAIERAFEACGAMQDRSVAEEISATVVEKIESGAIEGAPTVEGVQDLVEESLIEAGFVQTAKSYILYRAERNRVRDVNSRLIKTLKDITFSKASDSDMKRENANIDADTAMGTMLKYGSESAKQFYEMCVIDPKYARAHREGDIHIHDMDFYTLTTTCCQIELKKLFKGGFSTGHGVLREPNDIASYAALACIAIQSNQNDQHGGQSVCDFDYGLAVGVGKTYRRLYKKHLAEALDLLSDIEDVKAYAEEMLGRVEGETKTVATLVMDATFSAAVRSELIAAGLEDAVADKAMAYAEKNAFSDADRTTFQAMEALVHNLNTMHSRAGAQTPFSSVNYGMDTSAEGRMVIKNMLLATEQGLGSGETPIFPVQIFRVKEGVNYNPGDPNYDLFKLAMRCSAKRLFPNFSFLDAPFNAPYYQGTPETEIAYMGCRTRVMGNVYDPEREVTPGRGNLSFTSINLPRLAIRSKGDIDLFFDLLDAKLALAIGQLDERFEIQARKRVYNAPFLMGQGVWIDSEKLKPTDELRDVLKHGTLSVGFIGLAESLTALTGKHHGESPEAQRLGLEIVGHMRSYLDAVSRERQMNYTLIATPAEGLSGRFVRMDRARYGSIEGITDRDYYTNGFHVPVYCEINAFDKIALEAPYHALTNAGHISYVELDGDPTENLEAFEAVIRHMKESGIGYGSVNHPVDRDPVCGYNGIIGDRCPKCGRTEEEHGVPFERIRRITGYLVGTLDRFNDAKRAEESDRVKHDM, from the coding sequence ATGGTAACCACAATCATCAAACGCGACGGCCGTACCGCAGAGTTCAGACCCGAGAAGATAGCCGAGGCGATTGAGCGGGCGTTCGAAGCGTGCGGGGCCATGCAGGACCGTTCGGTGGCAGAGGAAATCTCCGCTACGGTCGTCGAGAAGATCGAAAGCGGCGCCATCGAGGGAGCTCCCACCGTCGAAGGCGTGCAGGATCTCGTGGAGGAATCGCTCATTGAGGCAGGGTTCGTGCAGACTGCGAAATCCTATATCCTCTACCGCGCCGAGCGCAACCGCGTGCGCGACGTTAACAGCCGTCTGATCAAAACCCTGAAAGACATCACGTTCTCGAAAGCCTCCGACTCCGATATGAAGCGCGAGAACGCCAACATCGACGCCGACACCGCTATGGGTACCATGCTCAAGTACGGTTCCGAATCGGCCAAGCAATTCTACGAGATGTGCGTCATCGATCCCAAGTACGCCCGCGCGCATCGCGAGGGCGATATCCACATCCACGACATGGATTTCTACACGCTTACCACCACGTGCTGCCAGATCGAGCTCAAGAAGCTCTTCAAAGGCGGCTTCTCCACCGGCCACGGCGTGCTGCGCGAGCCCAACGACATCGCAAGTTATGCAGCGCTTGCCTGCATCGCTATCCAGTCGAACCAAAACGACCAGCACGGCGGCCAGTCGGTATGCGATTTCGACTACGGCTTGGCCGTCGGCGTCGGCAAAACGTACCGCAGGCTCTACAAGAAGCACCTTGCCGAAGCGCTCGATCTTCTGTCCGACATCGAGGATGTGAAAGCATACGCCGAGGAGATGCTCGGACGCGTCGAGGGCGAGACGAAAACCGTCGCAACCCTTGTCATGGATGCGACTTTTTCCGCTGCAGTACGTAGCGAGCTTATAGCTGCGGGTCTTGAAGATGCAGTGGCGGACAAGGCGATGGCGTATGCCGAGAAAAATGCATTTTCCGACGCCGATCGCACGACGTTTCAGGCCATGGAAGCGCTTGTACATAACCTCAACACCATGCACTCGCGCGCCGGCGCCCAGACGCCGTTCTCGTCGGTCAACTACGGTATGGATACCTCGGCCGAGGGCCGCATGGTCATCAAGAACATGCTACTGGCGACCGAGCAGGGTCTGGGTTCGGGCGAGACGCCCATCTTCCCCGTGCAGATTTTCCGCGTGAAGGAGGGCGTGAACTACAATCCGGGCGATCCGAACTACGATTTGTTCAAGCTCGCGATGCGCTGCTCGGCGAAGCGCCTGTTCCCCAACTTCAGCTTCCTCGACGCTCCGTTCAACGCCCCGTATTACCAAGGCACCCCCGAAACCGAGATCGCCTATATGGGCTGCCGTACCCGCGTTATGGGCAACGTCTACGATCCTGAGCGCGAGGTCACGCCCGGCCGCGGCAACCTCAGCTTCACCTCGATCAACCTGCCTCGACTCGCCATTCGCTCGAAGGGTGATATCGATCTGTTCTTCGACCTTCTGGATGCTAAGCTCGCGCTTGCAATCGGCCAGCTCGACGAGCGTTTCGAAATCCAAGCGCGCAAGAGGGTGTACAACGCGCCGTTTTTGATGGGCCAGGGCGTATGGATCGATTCGGAGAAGCTCAAGCCCACCGACGAGCTGCGCGACGTTCTCAAGCACGGTACGCTTTCGGTCGGCTTCATCGGCCTTGCCGAATCGCTCACGGCGCTCACGGGCAAGCACCACGGCGAGTCGCCCGAAGCACAGCGTCTCGGCCTTGAGATCGTGGGCCATATGCGATCCTACCTCGATGCCGTCTCGCGCGAGCGCCAGATGAACTACACGCTCATCGCCACGCCCGCCGAAGGGCTTTCAGGCCGCTTCGTGCGCATGGACCGTGCCCGCTACGGCTCGATCGAGGGCATAACCGATCGCGATTATTACACGAACGGCTTCCATGTGCCGGTGTACTGCGAGATCAACGCGTTCGACAAGATAGCGCTTGAGGCTCCGTACCACGCGCTCACCAATGCGGGGCACATCAGCTACGTCGAGCTCGACGGCGATCCGACCGAGAACCTCGAGGCGTTCGAGGCCGTCATCCGCCACATGAAAGAGAGCGGCATCGGCTACGGGTCGGTCAACCATCCCGTCGACCGCGATCCGGTGTGCGGCTACAACGGCATCATCGGCGATCGCTGCCCGAAATGCGGCCGCACCGAGGAAGAGCACGGTGTGCCCTTCGAGCGCATTCGTCGCATCACGGGCTACCTTGTGGGAACGCTCGACCGCTTCAACGACGCCAAGCGCGCCGAGGAATCCGATCGTGTCAAACACGACATGTAG
- a CDS encoding APC family permease has product MTRKPSHTDGRSPTSTPAESAAGLTPEPQAAFARDNVDAQKTAQPPVQKKYGFFTALAMIIGICIGSGIFFKSDNVLAATGGSITLGVVLFCLAAFAIVFGGIAFSELAARTEGPGGLIAYAETFVGRRFGVAVGWFTIFGYLPSIVVVVSWAVGIYTCILFDVEAGIGLQMLIGGGFMVLCFVWNMLAPRFSGGFQNVTTVIKLVPLLLIAFFGLVFGDPIAGLTQHGVQAAGVSLAWIAAIGPVAFSYDGWIVSSAIAPELKNAKKTLPVALVVAPLIILAIYVGYFVGVASFLGPDTVVSMGDGHVFYLAEQLFGPAFARVVAVTVVIAVMGTVNGLTLSFVRMPFALALTNDIPLSRFVKRLNSRFDMPVASGIFALSVSFVWVALHVLTQLTGLLPNSDVSEITIATSYIIYIVLYAKVFSLWREGSIKSRFKGVVAPACATVGSLFICIGSMQNPAFWGCLAASLALCAAGVVYDRFKRKPASSKRIAEDR; this is encoded by the coding sequence ATGACTCGAAAACCTTCACATACTGACGGCCGCTCGCCGACAAGCACCCCAGCTGAATCCGCGGCCGGGCTGACCCCCGAACCTCAAGCAGCATTCGCGCGGGACAATGTAGACGCGCAGAAAACCGCGCAGCCTCCCGTCCAGAAGAAATACGGCTTCTTCACGGCCCTCGCGATGATCATCGGCATCTGCATCGGCTCGGGTATTTTCTTCAAAAGCGACAACGTGCTTGCGGCTACGGGAGGCAGTATCACGCTTGGCGTGGTCCTGTTCTGCCTCGCTGCTTTCGCCATCGTGTTCGGCGGCATCGCGTTCAGCGAACTCGCGGCCCGCACCGAGGGGCCGGGCGGCCTCATCGCGTACGCCGAAACGTTCGTCGGGAGAAGGTTCGGGGTGGCGGTCGGCTGGTTCACCATCTTCGGCTACCTGCCTTCGATCGTCGTGGTCGTGTCGTGGGCGGTGGGCATCTACACGTGCATCCTGTTCGACGTTGAGGCCGGTATCGGGCTGCAGATGCTCATCGGAGGCGGGTTCATGGTGCTCTGCTTTGTTTGGAATATGCTCGCTCCCCGTTTTTCGGGCGGATTCCAAAACGTCACGACCGTCATCAAGCTCGTTCCGCTTCTGCTGATCGCGTTTTTCGGACTCGTATTCGGTGATCCGATAGCGGGGCTGACCCAACATGGCGTTCAGGCGGCGGGTGTCTCCCTCGCATGGATTGCGGCCATTGGCCCGGTTGCGTTTTCCTATGACGGTTGGATCGTATCGTCGGCCATAGCGCCCGAGCTCAAGAACGCGAAGAAGACGCTGCCCGTTGCGCTTGTGGTCGCGCCGCTAATCATCCTTGCGATTTATGTGGGCTACTTCGTGGGCGTCGCCTCGTTCCTCGGCCCCGATACGGTCGTCTCGATGGGCGACGGGCACGTGTTTTACCTCGCTGAACAGTTGTTCGGGCCCGCGTTCGCCCGTGTGGTTGCCGTGACGGTGGTGATTGCGGTTATGGGTACCGTCAACGGACTCACGCTGTCGTTCGTGCGCATGCCCTTTGCGCTTGCGCTCACGAACGATATTCCGCTCTCGCGCTTCGTCAAGCGGTTGAACAGCAGGTTCGATATGCCGGTCGCCTCAGGCATCTTCGCGCTGTCCGTCTCCTTCGTGTGGGTTGCGCTTCATGTGCTCACCCAGCTTACGGGACTCCTGCCGAACTCGGACGTTTCAGAGATCACCATCGCCACAAGCTACATCATATACATCGTGCTCTACGCGAAGGTGTTTTCCCTGTGGCGGGAGGGGAGCATCAAGAGCCGTTTCAAGGGCGTTGTTGCCCCTGCCTGCGCTACCGTGGGCTCGCTGTTCATATGTATAGGTTCTATGCAGAATCCCGCATTCTGGGGCTGTCTTGCTGCAAGCCTCGCATTGTGCGCAGCGGGCGTTGTGTATGATAGGTTCAAACGCAAACCGGCTTCTTCGAAGAGGATCGCCGAAGACCGCTGA
- a CDS encoding homocysteine S-methyltransferase family protein has product MPDIEMRFNRDMLVFSAPIDEALGRQGVDVEKDREFISLIEPEAVRNVYQLETVAGAQCLVTNTAGITAARLAHSNMEDRAPELAEAALAVLRSLRPQHIVAEIGPTYLPIDASSASSLKQSRNQYAEAARAFGRGSVDALFLNGMVSLADLQCALMGARMVFDGPVFASVDVEGTGLIARRDQPIEEALDLMAEYGADVAGFSTAAPLDEAVAIARRARAAFGGPVLVQLAVRKHNPRQGAPTAENPYYCPDIMIEAATRLRGAGVQFLRATGNATSPYTGALVAASAGFDVVNA; this is encoded by the coding sequence ATGCCCGATATCGAGATGCGATTCAACCGCGACATGCTTGTTTTTTCCGCACCCATCGACGAGGCGCTCGGTCGTCAGGGAGTCGATGTCGAGAAGGATCGCGAATTCATAAGCCTCATCGAGCCCGAGGCGGTCCGTAACGTCTACCAGCTCGAAACGGTGGCGGGAGCTCAGTGCCTCGTCACGAACACGGCAGGCATCACCGCCGCGCGTCTTGCCCATTCGAACATGGAAGACCGCGCGCCGGAGCTTGCCGAAGCTGCTCTAGCGGTGCTTCGTTCACTGCGCCCCCAGCACATTGTCGCCGAGATAGGTCCCACATACCTGCCGATCGACGCATCGAGCGCGTCTTCGCTCAAGCAGAGCCGCAACCAGTACGCCGAAGCCGCCCGTGCGTTCGGAAGGGGTAGTGTAGACGCCCTGTTCCTCAACGGCATGGTGAGCTTGGCGGATCTGCAGTGTGCGCTCATGGGCGCGCGCATGGTTTTCGACGGGCCGGTATTCGCATCGGTCGACGTCGAAGGCACGGGGCTTATCGCGCGCCGTGATCAGCCGATCGAAGAGGCACTCGATCTTATGGCGGAGTACGGCGCCGATGTTGCGGGATTCTCGACGGCGGCTCCGCTCGATGAGGCCGTTGCCATTGCTCGGCGCGCCCGTGCAGCGTTCGGCGGTCCCGTGCTCGTTCAGCTTGCGGTGCGCAAGCACAATCCCCGGCAAGGCGCTCCGACCGCCGAGAATCCGTACTACTGTCCTGACATCATGATCGAAGCGGCAACCCGTTTGCGCGGTGCGGGCGTTCAGTTCTTACGCGCTACCGGAAACGCCACCTCGCCCTATACCGGCGCGCTCGTAGCGGCGAGCGCAGGCTTCGACGTCGTGAATGCGTGA
- a CDS encoding UTP--glucose-1-phosphate uridylyltransferase, whose translation MKALIPAAGMGTRFLPATKAQPKEMLLVVDRPAIQYVVEEGLASSADEVVIINSREKKAIEDHFAPAPALEAALRAKGKDAFADAVAHAGSLNVSYVYQDEPLGLGHAIRCAAEKTGDEAFYVLLGDVLVPDNAMLPRMKEISDEHGGASVIAVVPVPDDQVSRFGVIAGAAVSDDVWKVDSLVEKPALEEAPSNLAVFGRYLLSPRVMELLADVKPGVGGEIQLTDALDAVLQEEEMYALVIDPADGFDTGTVESWLETNNVLYQRMRG comes from the coding sequence ATGAAAGCCCTCATTCCCGCCGCAGGCATGGGCACCCGTTTTCTGCCTGCAACCAAAGCGCAGCCGAAGGAAATGCTGTTGGTGGTCGACAGACCCGCGATCCAATATGTTGTCGAAGAGGGGCTCGCTTCCTCTGCCGACGAGGTCGTCATCATCAACAGCCGCGAGAAAAAGGCGATCGAAGATCATTTCGCACCCGCCCCCGCGCTGGAGGCGGCGCTGCGCGCTAAGGGCAAGGATGCGTTTGCCGATGCGGTGGCGCATGCGGGAAGCCTCAATGTGAGCTACGTCTACCAGGACGAGCCGTTGGGCCTCGGTCATGCGATACGCTGTGCCGCCGAAAAAACCGGCGATGAGGCATTCTATGTGCTGTTAGGCGATGTGCTCGTGCCCGATAACGCCATGCTGCCGCGCATGAAGGAGATTTCCGACGAGCACGGGGGGGCGAGTGTGATCGCTGTCGTGCCCGTGCCCGACGATCAGGTGAGCCGCTTCGGCGTGATTGCAGGCGCGGCGGTTTCCGACGATGTATGGAAGGTCGATTCGCTTGTAGAGAAGCCCGCCCTTGAAGAGGCGCCGTCCAATCTCGCTGTGTTTGGGCGCTATCTCTTGAGCCCGCGGGTTATGGAGCTTTTGGCCGATGTGAAGCCGGGCGTGGGCGGCGAGATCCAGCTCACTGATGCGCTCGATGCGGTTTTGCAGGAGGAGGAGATGTACGCGCTCGTCATCGATCCGGCCGATGGGTTCGATACCGGCACCGTCGAGAGTTGGCTGGAGACGAACAACGTACTGTATCAGAGGATGCGCGGGTAA
- a CDS encoding cytochrome c biogenesis protein: MAEKAKKAPTLPEAGQWPDRIVPASLIGGAVFLVIGFLMAFLVASPVNGAMLEEPVLIGDQMVTHVQLLSQKIFYFHMPVALVSFGALAFAGYYSIRFLMTKEQRFETCTKIAMEIALLFVVLTMITGEMWTRFEWGIWWTWDPRLTTYLILMLIVIAYFILRNAIDDPERRATYGSVISIIALVDVPICYMVTRVIPSSIHPVVLREGGMTGDMGMTVAVVMIGMILLGFSLYRMRFRQVRLTQRVEAIKEQLED, encoded by the coding sequence ATGGCCGAAAAAGCGAAAAAGGCCCCCACGCTGCCCGAAGCGGGGCAGTGGCCCGACCGAATCGTGCCGGCAAGCCTCATCGGCGGTGCGGTGTTTCTGGTCATCGGGTTTCTGATGGCGTTTCTCGTCGCATCGCCCGTCAACGGAGCGATGCTCGAAGAACCGGTGCTCATCGGCGATCAGATGGTCACGCACGTGCAGCTGCTGTCGCAGAAGATATTCTACTTCCATATGCCGGTAGCGCTCGTGTCGTTCGGCGCTTTGGCGTTCGCCGGATACTACAGCATCCGCTTCCTCATGACCAAAGAGCAGCGCTTCGAAACGTGCACGAAAATCGCCATGGAGATCGCGCTTTTGTTCGTGGTGCTCACTATGATCACCGGCGAGATGTGGACGCGCTTCGAGTGGGGCATCTGGTGGACGTGGGATCCGCGTCTGACCACCTACCTCATCCTCATGCTCATTGTGATCGCGTACTTCATTCTGAGAAACGCGATCGACGATCCCGAGCGACGCGCTACCTATGGCTCGGTCATCAGCATCATCGCGCTCGTGGACGTGCCGATCTGCTACATGGTCACCCGCGTCATCCCCTCGAGCATCCATCCGGTTGTGCTGCGCGAAGGCGGCATGACCGGCGACATGGGCATGACGGTAGCCGTGGTTATGATCGGCATGATCCTGCTCGGATTCTCGCTGTACCGCATGCGCTTCCGCCAGGTAAGGCTGACCCAGCGCGTTGAGGCAATCAAAGAACAACTCGAAGACTGA
- the nrdG gene encoding anaerobic ribonucleoside-triphosphate reductase activating protein: MSNTTCSPSTIRLYGTAADSIVDGPGLRFAVFVQGCTHACPGCHNPKSQPACGGTVRAIDDIVAEIEANGLVGGVTLSGGEPFEQCAACLALAQKLKKQNRNLWIYSGYVYEDLMSGRPDPLAPKLLALCDVLVDGPFVQALNSYDLTWKGSSNQRVIDLVASRARGSVVLWQTSDSFPEVPPSW; this comes from the coding sequence GTGTCAAACACGACATGTAGCCCGTCAACCATCCGCCTGTACGGCACCGCGGCCGACTCCATCGTCGATGGGCCGGGGTTGCGCTTCGCGGTGTTCGTACAGGGGTGCACCCACGCCTGCCCTGGGTGCCACAATCCTAAAAGCCAGCCGGCGTGCGGCGGTACGGTGCGCGCGATCGACGATATCGTGGCTGAAATCGAAGCGAACGGCCTTGTGGGCGGTGTGACGCTTTCGGGCGGCGAGCCGTTCGAGCAGTGCGCCGCGTGCCTGGCTCTTGCCCAGAAACTGAAAAAGCAAAACCGCAACCTGTGGATCTACTCGGGCTACGTCTACGAGGACCTCATGTCGGGCAGGCCCGATCCGCTCGCGCCTAAGCTGCTTGCCCTCTGCGACGTGCTTGTGGACGGCCCGTTCGTCCAGGCGCTCAACTCCTACGACCTTACGTGGAAAGGATCGTCGAACCAGCGGGTCATCGATCTGGTTGCGAGCCGCGCTCGGGGAAGCGTCGTTTTGTGGCAAACGAGTGACAGTTTCCCCGAGGTGCCCCCATCCTGGTAG
- a CDS encoding D-2-hydroxyacid dehydrogenase, with protein MNIVVLDAYVNNPGDLSWKPLEELGSVTLYDRTKPDEVAARVADADIAVTNKITWDAETLAKAPNLKLIALTSTGFNVVDLDAARKQGVTVCNVPAYSTPDVAQMTFALMLELCLHVGDHSRGVLQGDWVKSVDFTYWNHPLVEIAGKTLGIVGMGSIGQAVAKVATAFGMEVVFDNRSRKPELENEHCSQVDLDELLAVSDFVTLHAPATPETDKLIDAGAIAKMKDGAMLLNTARGTLVDEQAVADALLSGKLGGFGADVVAVEPMRADNPLLEAKSKNLVITPHIAWATLEARTRLLDTVFANVRAFIEGKPQNVVS; from the coding sequence ATGAACATCGTTGTACTTGACGCCTACGTCAACAACCCGGGAGATCTGAGCTGGAAGCCGCTGGAGGAGCTTGGCTCCGTCACGCTGTATGACCGCACGAAACCCGACGAGGTGGCGGCCCGCGTCGCCGATGCCGACATCGCCGTCACCAACAAGATAACCTGGGATGCGGAGACGCTCGCGAAAGCCCCGAACCTCAAACTGATCGCCCTCACCTCGACGGGCTTCAACGTCGTCGACCTCGACGCCGCACGCAAACAGGGAGTCACCGTGTGCAACGTGCCCGCTTACTCCACGCCCGACGTCGCCCAAATGACGTTTGCGCTTATGCTCGAACTCTGCTTGCACGTTGGCGACCACTCGCGCGGCGTCTTGCAGGGCGATTGGGTGAAGAGCGTCGATTTCACGTACTGGAACCATCCGCTCGTCGAGATAGCCGGCAAAACGCTCGGCATCGTCGGCATGGGAAGCATCGGACAAGCAGTGGCAAAGGTGGCGACTGCGTTCGGTATGGAAGTCGTCTTCGACAACCGCTCACGCAAACCCGAACTCGAAAACGAGCATTGCTCGCAGGTCGATCTGGACGAGCTTCTGGCCGTATCGGACTTCGTCACTCTGCATGCGCCCGCAACGCCTGAAACGGACAAGCTTATCGATGCGGGCGCCATCGCGAAGATGAAGGACGGAGCAATGCTTCTCAACACCGCGCGCGGCACGCTTGTTGACGAGCAGGCGGTGGCCGACGCGCTGCTCTCGGGCAAGCTCGGCGGTTTCGGGGCCGATGTGGTTGCCGTCGAGCCCATGCGTGCCGACAACCCGCTGCTTGAAGCCAAGAGCAAGAACCTCGTCATCACACCGCATATCGCCTGGGCCACCCTCGAGGCACGAACCCGCTTGCTCGACACCGTGTTTGCAAACGTCCGCGCGTTTATCGAAGGAAAGCCCCAGAATGTCGTAAGCTAG
- a CDS encoding bifunctional diguanylate cyclase/phosphodiesterase, translating to MADTGTNDTIRPQKGAATSIAAFVVGLGVIGIVLFGCINVISYETKTSLDLFMQEIAEAESANVKALIEDKFSALHGASAFIVSDNIDDDQTMLDRFREMVDSGAFTRVGVIGSNGNGVGYDFELGPLEADGYSDKDFVRAAIRGEDFVSNAVLDPWGDGSDIVFSVPVYDVKHKGGNPIGALIATTSVSALSEAIDSSLFEGNGRIDIVDSSGSVVCGSNWPEESTTINVLAGQSGSTTELDEMRTDLARGVGGSASFVQQDGTEQFAVYEPIGINDWFINVELPTDYLEAQSRAVLLASVGMAAFVVFVAVLLMGTVFRTKRRSEQALARAALVDDLTGIDNGLAFANKSLLRHEYYNRHHALVLFNLVGFSLYNTIFGYEKGSALLRTVADILSADAKKHELVARLSGDRFVMLIEIADMRAAETRLHALMDQIDEAIGSDETHYQIVSQCCLYRLTEDDAEKDVSLIVEDMAVPLRQKAHAKERIILFDERCVAAAIRARHIEATMSNDVFKEEFLAYFQPQYDIRTGEPVLCGAEALVRWNSPALGLVSPDEFIPIFEKNGFVDRVDHYMLERACIRLRQWMDAGFACVPVSVNLSRQNLFSADLVGRIERIVDSYNIPHDFIELELTEGIVAESTTQLVETANKLRARGFKVAMDDFGTGYSSLSILKDVPFDTIKLDRAFFGTSIDSDRGRTTLMGIIHLLEELGFEIIAEGIESEDEAKQLKSWGCCIIQGFAYGRPVPADEFLKKYLAPAQAQLGRAEAETCGLASDRQKYRTPYSTVP from the coding sequence ATGGCGGATACAGGGACCAACGATACAATCCGACCGCAGAAGGGCGCAGCGACCTCGATCGCCGCTTTCGTGGTCGGGCTCGGTGTCATCGGAATCGTTCTGTTCGGATGTATCAACGTCATATCTTACGAGACGAAAACGTCGCTCGATCTGTTTATGCAAGAAATCGCAGAAGCCGAAAGCGCAAACGTCAAAGCCCTTATCGAAGACAAGTTCAGCGCCTTGCATGGAGCGTCCGCCTTCATTGTGTCGGACAACATCGACGACGACCAGACCATGCTCGATCGCTTCCGCGAAATGGTCGATTCAGGGGCCTTCACACGCGTGGGCGTGATCGGATCGAACGGAAACGGCGTCGGCTACGATTTCGAACTCGGTCCCCTCGAGGCCGACGGCTACTCCGATAAGGATTTCGTACGCGCCGCGATCAGAGGCGAAGACTTCGTGAGCAACGCTGTTCTCGATCCGTGGGGAGACGGCAGCGATATCGTGTTTTCGGTGCCTGTATATGACGTCAAACACAAAGGCGGCAACCCCATCGGAGCGCTTATCGCCACGACGTCGGTATCCGCACTCTCAGAGGCAATCGATTCGAGCCTGTTCGAGGGCAACGGAAGAATTGACATCGTGGACTCCAGCGGATCGGTTGTGTGCGGGTCGAACTGGCCCGAAGAAAGCACGACGATCAACGTGCTCGCCGGACAGAGCGGCTCGACAACCGAGCTCGACGAAATGCGAACCGACCTCGCACGGGGCGTCGGCGGATCGGCCAGCTTCGTACAGCAGGACGGAACAGAACAGTTCGCGGTCTACGAGCCGATCGGCATCAACGACTGGTTCATCAACGTCGAGCTGCCGACCGACTACCTCGAAGCGCAGAGCCGTGCGGTCCTGCTTGCTTCGGTGGGCATGGCCGCATTCGTCGTCTTCGTCGCCGTATTGTTGATGGGCACGGTGTTTCGAACGAAACGTCGCAGCGAGCAGGCCCTTGCCCGCGCTGCACTGGTAGACGACCTCACCGGAATCGACAACGGACTCGCCTTCGCGAACAAGAGCCTCCTTCGCCACGAGTATTACAACCGCCACCATGCACTCGTCTTGTTCAATCTCGTCGGATTCTCGCTTTACAACACCATCTTCGGATACGAAAAAGGATCGGCTCTTTTGCGCACCGTGGCCGATATCCTTTCCGCAGACGCGAAGAAACACGAGCTCGTCGCGCGTCTGTCAGGCGATCGGTTCGTCATGCTCATCGAGATTGCCGATATGAGAGCCGCAGAAACCCGACTGCACGCGCTCATGGACCAGATCGACGAAGCCATCGGTTCCGACGAGACGCATTACCAGATCGTTTCGCAGTGTTGCCTGTACCGGCTCACCGAAGACGACGCGGAGAAGGACGTGAGCTTGATCGTTGAGGATATGGCCGTCCCCTTGCGCCAGAAAGCCCATGCGAAAGAGCGCATCATCCTGTTCGACGAGCGCTGCGTAGCTGCGGCGATACGGGCGCGCCATATCGAAGCGACCATGTCAAACGACGTATTCAAGGAAGAGTTCCTCGCGTATTTCCAGCCGCAGTACGACATCCGCACCGGCGAACCGGTTCTGTGCGGAGCCGAAGCGCTCGTGCGCTGGAACTCGCCGGCACTGGGCTTGGTGAGCCCTGATGAGTTCATCCCGATCTTCGAGAAGAACGGCTTCGTTGACCGCGTCGACCACTACATGCTCGAGCGTGCGTGCATACGGCTTCGCCAGTGGATGGATGCGGGGTTTGCCTGCGTGCCCGTATCGGTGAACCTTTCGCGGCAGAACCTGTTCAGCGCCGATCTCGTGGGCCGTATCGAGCGGATCGTCGATTCATACAACATTCCCCACGACTTCATCGAGCTGGAACTCACGGAGGGCATCGTTGCCGAAAGCACCACGCAGCTTGTCGAAACGGCGAACAAGCTGCGCGCCCGCGGATTCAAGGTTGCCATGGACGATTTCGGCACTGGGTATTCGTCGCTGTCGATTCTCAAGGACGTTCCCTTCGATACGATCAAGCTTGATCGCGCATTCTTCGGCACCTCTATCGACTCCGATCGAGGACGCACGACGCTCATGGGCATCATCCACCTGCTCGAAGAGCTGGGATTCGAGATCATAGCGGAAGGCATCGAATCGGAAGACGAGGCGAAGCAGCTCAAATCGTGGGGATGCTGCATCATCCAGGGTTTCGCGTATGGAAGGCCGGTGCCTGCCGACGAGTTTCTCAAAAAGTACCTCGCACCCGCTCAGGCTCAGCTCGGACGCGCCGAAGCAGAGACGTGCGGCCTCGCATCGGATCGGCAAAAGTACCGTACGCCTTATTCCACCGTTCCGTAG